Proteins encoded in a region of the Bifidobacteriaceae bacterium genome:
- a CDS encoding adenylosuccinate synthase, with the protein MPGIVLVGAQWGDEGKGKATDLLGQDVDYVVKFNGGNNAGHTVVIGGQSYALHLLPSGILTPGVTPVIGNGVVVDLEVLFGELQAMESRGIDVSRLVLSSNAHLIPSYNRTMDKVTERFLGKRQIGTTGRGIGPTYADKMQRVGLRVQDLFDTSILRQKIEGALMQKNHLLVKVYNRRAISVNEVLDELEAYADRVRPLVADTALLLNNALDQGATVLFEGGQATMLDVDHGTYPFVTSSNATAGGACTGSGVGPKRIDRVVAVVKAYATRVGAGPFVTELHDAAGERLREAGHEYGVTTGRPRRCGWYDAPVARYAARINGVTDFVLTKLDVLTGWDRIPVCVAYDVNGSLHHDLPVSQSDIHHARPVYEYLPGWDEDISRARSFKQLPRNAQSYVTAIEEMSGARISVVGVGAARDAIVQRHPLLAR; encoded by the coding sequence ATGCCAGGAATAGTGCTGGTCGGCGCGCAGTGGGGCGACGAGGGCAAAGGCAAGGCCACCGACCTGCTGGGCCAGGACGTGGACTACGTGGTCAAGTTCAACGGCGGCAACAACGCCGGGCACACGGTGGTGATCGGCGGCCAAAGCTACGCGCTGCACCTGCTCCCCTCCGGCATCCTCACCCCCGGCGTCACCCCGGTAATCGGCAATGGCGTGGTCGTGGACCTGGAGGTCCTGTTCGGGGAACTCCAGGCGATGGAGTCCCGCGGGATTGACGTCTCCCGCCTGGTGCTGTCCTCGAACGCGCACCTCATCCCCAGTTACAACCGCACCATGGACAAGGTCACCGAGCGGTTCCTTGGCAAACGCCAGATCGGCACCACGGGACGAGGGATCGGCCCGACCTACGCGGACAAGATGCAACGGGTGGGCTTGAGGGTCCAGGACCTGTTCGACACGTCGATCCTGCGCCAGAAGATCGAGGGCGCTTTGATGCAGAAGAACCACCTGCTGGTCAAGGTGTACAACCGCCGCGCCATTTCCGTGAACGAGGTCCTGGACGAATTGGAGGCCTACGCCGATCGCGTCCGCCCCCTGGTGGCGGACACGGCCTTGCTGCTCAACAACGCCCTGGACCAGGGAGCGACGGTCCTCTTCGAGGGCGGCCAGGCCACCATGCTGGACGTGGACCACGGCACCTATCCGTTCGTGACCAGTTCGAACGCGACCGCCGGCGGCGCCTGCACCGGCAGCGGCGTGGGGCCCAAGCGGATCGACCGGGTGGTGGCGGTCGTCAAGGCCTACGCCACCCGGGTCGGCGCGGGCCCGTTCGTCACAGAATTGCACGATGCCGCCGGGGAGCGTTTGCGCGAAGCCGGCCACGAGTACGGGGTCACCACCGGCCGCCCGCGCCGCTGCGGTTGGTATGACGCGCCGGTGGCGCGTTACGCCGCCCGGATCAACGGCGTCACCGACTTCGTGTTGACCAAGCTTGACGTGCTGACCGGTTGGGACCGCATCCCCGTGTGCGTGGCCTATGACGTGAACGGGTCGCTCCACCACGACCTGCCGGTCTCCCAAAGCGACATCCACCACGCCCGGCCCGTCTACGAATACCTGCCCGGCTGGGACGAGGACATCTCCCGCGCCCGCTCCTTCAAGCAACTGCCGCGCAACGCCCAGTCCTACGTCACCGCGATCGAGGAGATGTCCGGCGCCCGCATCTCCGTGGTGGGCGTTGGCGCGGCCCGCGACGCGATCGTCCAACGCCACCCGCTCCTAGCCCGCTGA